The genomic interval gttgtccctgttattaatagagtaaagggtgggttgtaaacaatacagggagggtttaaaaacgttcaaatacacgttaaataattaaataaatatggtgtccctactttgtgGAAATttagttatcgcggtcggccttggaacctatctcccgcgataagtgagggattactgtaatatataacTCTACTAAAACAAAACAGGATGGCACAGAGTTTCACATTCTACATTTCTCTGTGTGAGTTTTCATTAAGTACTCTAATTTCTATTCACCTTGAAAAAGCATGGACTTTAGCTTTGTAGGGCTTTTTAAGCGGCCTGTAGAAGAGTAAGTGCAGTTGTGACTGTACCCTGCTGTGGCTTGGCATCATATTTAAGCCTGGATCACTCTTCCTTAGGCTCTGGCTTCTGTAAACCTATTGTCAACTGagaaggtttggaaaatgaacagataGATAGTTTTATGTTAAAGATAAAATGGTTTGGTATAAGGGTGACACACAATTTTCATGTCCAGTGTGGGTTTGTGCTGATTTTCTCTGGGTTTTCTGGTTTCCTTCAACATCACTAAGTAATGCTTCTTTGATATAGATGAGTAATAATGTGTAAGTACACAGGGCTGGAATGGCCATTGGGAATACCAGGAGATTTTCCGGTGAGCTGGTGATGTTTCTGGGCCAGTCAAGCTACCGTGCACACCTTTTCAGATTctcataaataaatgaacatgtaTTTAGTAAATTCATAAAAACCTGTCACCTCTCCACGTGGTATTACCCTGCTTCTCATAGGAAAAGGAGATGTTACAATTGaaactatccattcatccatttacttaAACCGCTCACTGCATTTATCCATTTTACAATGGacacagaaagtaaaagaaaaactgaaaggtGTTGGTTAAAAATAaggattaaatgaaaaacaaacactcTGTGCTGGAGTATGGAGCATAATGTACGATAATATCAACTTTATTCAGAACAAATGAGCAAAGTTGTCTTTTGTTAACTTTACAACACTGCAGTGGTTGACGACTTCTGTACCAGTAGGTGACAACAAAGTAACTAGCTAGCTACAATAGCAAATGTGATTGGCCTTACAGTCTGTCATATTTcctaaaataaactgaatttctagcatctttaacatgctgtgtctATCTGACATCGATGTGCGGTGCTTCACATGACAAGACTTTTAACGTCAGCTCACTAAATAAATTAGAAGCCAAGTGTAGCTGTAACTTAGAGCCACTGCCTAACTTTCAtagttaggtttaggtttagaaTTTAATCCACTGTATGTGTAGCCTGTTAAGAAAGGCAAAATATTTGGTGAATTTTTGATGCAGCCGAGATGCATAAGAATTAGTTAACACCTGAAAATTAGTTCAGTATTTTTGTCCAAGGCCACCTGACTCACTGGTATGAGAAACTCCcacatataatatacagtacaactagCCTTGTTGTGTAATTATGCAGGGTGACAAGCACTTTTGACCCCTCCCCCCAAAATTAATTTGGCACTTTAGACCGGGAAAACTCAatactttttgccatttttggaccatattttgtgctggAACTTACACCAttttgataaagagtaaaccaataggtgtctacaacaaaaatgattataagaacttgaagttgtgcaAACCACATCAAacaaccccaggggttcacctcctAATGGAATATGAAGGAtataatataggcatgtggggtGCTGTTATATGCTACTTCAAGGTTAATGATCATGAATAGGATAgtattttttgaaatttgatcCTTTACTGGTGATCCTTCTCCTCTAAAATCCACTCCACTTTGTTAAATATGAATTTTAACATAAGCATTtagggcagtgtttctcaaacttttttgtctgttggcacagtaaaaaaactaaaaaaatttcgCGGCACACCAGGAAGAACAAcagttgttttataataaaatgaaaaattattttacctgTTTTGAAGTATTACATTCAATGTGAAGGATGTGCCTGTTTTTGAGAGCAAATGCGATCTAATCGAGGCTCCAAAGTCAACAAACAAACTCGGATTTCAGCGTCTATTGTAAgaagtctctctcttttcttagacttgatttcagtcagtgctgaaaatccaaactcacaaaaccatgaagatgcaaatggaagaattattttgattgcttttaaacTGATTGCAGGATATAACTTGTTGATTGAAATCCAAAACACATCCAGGCTTTTCTCGGCAAAACttgacttaagaactgcatcgttttttaaatcaatgagctgctcttcttcttcagttGTAAGATTTGTAGCTTCATTGTTTCCAAATGGATAGCTGACCCATCCATATTCATTACTTCCAACTGTTGGGAAGTAATGCTGCAATGCTGACTGCAGGTGTGTCAAAGTGTACAGAATTTCGGGGgtgatttctttatttgaagCACATTCATTGTAAGTAGGAAAGCAGTCGAAGACTCCTTTCGAGATCTTACTTTGCCACAACGACAATTTTTCACCAAATGACTTCAGTTTTGAGGATGCAGTGATGATGTTTTCCGATGGTCCTTGAAGACTTAaattcagtgaatttaatttgtcaaataaatCAGAGAGAAATGTCACCTTAACCCACCAGATCTCGTCATGAATAGAAAATccaaagtcttttttttcagCCTCCAAGAATGAAATCAGCTCAGCCTTGAGTTGGACGACACGCTTTAACACTTTTCCCCTGGAGAGCCAACGAATGTTGGTGTGATACAggaggcatttgtagtctgaatccatTGCTTCACAGAGCTGAGAGAAAAGTCGGGATGCAAGCGGTCGAGATTTGATGAAGTTTACAACTGTAATCACTTGATCCAGAACAGACATCAAATCTTTCGGCAAAGATTTGAAGGCAAGAGCTTCTCTGTGGATCATGCAGTGAACAACTAATACATTTGGATTTTCTTGACGCACAAGAGTGACGAATCCCTTTCTATTTCCCTGCATGGAAGGACAGCCATCGGTGCAAACGCTGACACAGTTTTTCCACTGTAGTTTGAAGAGCAAAATGTTTTCGTTCACCACATTGAAAATATCTTCGCCTTTGGTCGTAGTTTGTAAGTCTTTGCAAAATAAGAATTCGTTGacacatttttcatcctttatgaACCGAATAAAAGCTAGCAGCTGGGCTTTGCCGCTAACGTCAGTGGATTCATCAACTTGAAGAGACCACAACAGAGACACTTCATCGTCAGGCGCGTCAAAGTGTTCGCAGATTTGATCTTGTAAATCTGACGATAAGTCTTCAATTCTGCGCGAGATAGTATCATTTGACAAAGGAACTTTCTTAACTTTTTCGGCGGCATCGGGTCCAAGGATAGTTTCAACAACTATTGCTAAAGCTGGTGCAATGACTGATTCAGCCTCTGTATGCGCTTTCTTGCGTTTTGCTAATAACTGAGCAACCTTATAACTTGCAATCAATCCCTTTTCTGGCAGCTTTAGGTAGTCCGTCAGTTTCttagcttgtttattttgttgagcCCTGATGTTTTCGAAGTATTCCTTCGGTTGCGCTTTTACAGCTGGATGTTTTGTTTCCAAGTGTCTCTTCAATTTGCTTGGAACAAGCGCCTCATTCGACAGAGCTGAATTGCAGATCAG from Erpetoichthys calabaricus chromosome 9, fErpCal1.3, whole genome shotgun sequence carries:
- the LOC114657176 gene encoding zinc finger BED domain-containing protein 5-like, which translates into the protein MEKYVSKNETAKALKKKQGTKRRYKEDYIGYGFISSGPEDAPLPFCLICNSALSNEALVPSKLKRHLETKHPAVKAQPKEYFENIRAQQNKQAKKLTDYLKLPEKGLIASYKVAQLLAKRKKAHTEAESVIAPALAIVVETILGPDAAEKVKKVPLSNDTISRRIEDLSSDLQDQICEHFDAPDDEVSLLWSLQVDESTDVSGKAQLLAFIRFIKDEKCVNEFLFCKDLQTTTKGEDIFNVVNENILLFKLQWKNCVSVCTDGCPSMQGNRKGFVTLVRQENPNVLVVHCMIHREALAFKSLPKDLMSVLDQVITVVNFIKSRPLASRLFSQLCEAMDSDYKCLLYHTNIRWLSRGKVLKRVVQLKAELISFLEAEKKDFGFSIHDEIWWVKVTFLSDLFDKLNSLNLSLQGPSENIITASSKLKSFGEKLSLWQSKISKGVFDCFPTYNECASNKEITPEILYTLTHLQSALQHYFPTVGSNEYGWQTTDHKDPKALLNYKKMAFRSGDKEEIKQIQSELRKPQGA